In a single window of the Rhodopirellula bahusiensis genome:
- a CDS encoding sigma-70 family RNA polymerase sigma factor, with translation MHSPETRPSLIVRLGGAADQSAWWSFVETYEPFLKHLVARHGTPPSHVADVTQQVLISIARSIDGFSDDGKEASFRRWVHQVSRNVVIKYMARQRKQITGLGGTDALLQLDQQPAIDDPALEDQYQHELIVWAAEKVRSEFAPTSWQAFWGTMIEGRPVAEIAGELNVSAGSIYMSRSRILRRIRLVLDEVMQ, from the coding sequence ATGCATTCTCCCGAAACACGACCGAGCTTGATCGTTCGATTGGGCGGTGCGGCAGACCAATCGGCTTGGTGGTCGTTTGTGGAAACCTACGAACCGTTTCTCAAGCACCTGGTCGCTCGGCATGGAACGCCCCCGTCGCACGTCGCCGACGTCACGCAGCAAGTCCTGATCTCGATCGCACGCAGCATTGATGGGTTCTCTGACGACGGCAAAGAAGCCTCGTTCCGGCGTTGGGTCCACCAGGTCTCCCGCAACGTCGTCATCAAGTACATGGCTCGCCAGCGGAAACAAATCACTGGCCTGGGCGGCACAGACGCACTGTTGCAACTCGACCAACAGCCCGCCATCGATGATCCCGCGTTGGAGGATCAGTACCAACATGAATTGATTGTTTGGGCCGCCGAGAAAGTCCGCTCCGAATTTGCCCCGACAAGCTGGCAAGCGTTTTGGGGCACGATGATCGAAGGCCGACCGGTCGCTGAGATCGCCGGAGAACTGAACGTTTCCGCGGGTAGCATTTACATGTCCCGTTCCCGCATTTTGCGTCGCATTCGATTGGTTCTCGACGAGGTGATGCAGTGA